The Benincasa hispida cultivar B227 chromosome 9, ASM972705v1, whole genome shotgun sequence genome has a segment encoding these proteins:
- the LOC120084850 gene encoding uncharacterized protein LOC120084850, which yields MRNYAAPNFYNFLPEISRPTVEENASFKIRSIMLQMIQNAGKFGGLQGEDPHAHLTHFVEICNTFSIPSVSPEGIRLYIFPYTLRDEARRWAQSLEPNEINAWDQLVERQLVKNCLHIGIPNCVLMETCYNGLDRSMQVVADASTAEGLIDKTYTEAKIILDRISRNTDEWFYNGYEERGSEQRRVEGAIVPIDTMKTLVDQMTTMTLLLQTMAIQQGHLSQSSAQANALTHVAAVNCVQCGEGHSVEVCPLNQQFVYSIHNEPFGNIYNPSWRNHPTFSWDGNHNQGSQSNHQSCHPGNQGSPPIFINQNHNPGNLQSIPPYDHPNFSNTSCSTSSLETLLKHYIEKNETIKQSQASSLRNLEEQIEQLTIELKNKVPGMLPSSSGVSGPCGKEQC from the exons atgaggaactatgcggcgcCAAATTTTTATAACTTCTTGCCCGAAATTTCAAGACCcacggttgaggagaatgcaagtTTTAAGATAAGGTCGataatgcttcaaatgattcaaaatgcgGGAAAATTCGGAggtctacaaggagaagacccgcatgctcatttgacccattttgtagaaaTATGCAACACATTCTCCATACCTAGTGTGTCTCCAGAAGGAATTAGATTGTATATCTTCCCGTATACACTGCGGGATGAGGCAAGGAGGTGGGCTCAGTCactagagccaaatgaaatcaatGCATGGGATCAATTGGTTGAGAG GCAATTAGTGAAGAACTGTCTGCACATCGGGATTCCCAATTGCGTTCTGATGGAAACTTGTTATAATGGCTTGGATCGATCAATGCAAGtagttgctgatgcctccacaGCAGAAGGATTAATAGACAAGACGTATACGGAAGCAAAGATCATCTTGGACCGCATTTCGCGAAATACAGATGAATGGTTTTATAATGGGTATGAGGAAAGAGGTTCGGAGCAAAGAAGAGTAGAAGGTGCCATTGTACCAATTGATACAATGAAAACCCTGGTAGAccagatgaccacaatgaccttgCTACTTCAGACTATGGCTATTCAGCAAGGACATCTCTCTCAAAGTTCAGCGCAAGCCAATGCGTTGACACACGTGGCCGCAGTAAATTGCGTTCAATGCGGAGAGGGACACTCAGTGGAAGTCTGCCCGTTGAATCAACAATTCGTATACTCCATCCATAATGAACCATTTGGCAACATTTACAACCCTAGTTGGCGAAATCACCCAACTTTCAGTTGGgacgggaatcacaaccaggggaGCCAAAGTAATCATCAAAGCTGTCATCCTGGGAATCAAGGCAGTCCCCCGATTTTCATTAATCAGAATCACAACCCAGGTAATCTTCAGAGTATACCACCCTATGACCATCCGAACTTTTCTAACACCTCTTGCAGTACCTCGTCTTTGGAGACATTATTGAAACAttatattgagaagaacgagACAATCAAGCAATCGCAAGCTTCCTCCCTTAGAAATTTGGAGGAGCAGATTGAACAACTTACGATCGAACTTAAGAATAAAGTGCCTGGTATGCTGCCTAGCAGCTCAGGAGTATCGGGGCCATGTGGTAAAGAACAATGTTAA